TCTTGCCGACAAGCCGCTTTTTTCCTCGCTCGCTTCGGAAATGCTGGCCGTGCTCGAAGGCGCGCGCCTCATCATCCACAACGCGGCATTCGACGTCGGCTTCCTGAACTTCGAGTTTCAGAAACTTGGCTATCCACCGCCGATCTCCATGGAGCGGGTGACAGACACGCTCGCGCTTGCCCGGCGCAAGCACCCCGGAAGCCCGAACAATCTCGACGCGCTTTGCCGCCGCTACGGCATCGACAATTCCACGCGCACGAAGCACGGCGCGCTGCTCGATAGCGAGTTGCTGGCGGATGTGTATCTGCGGCTTATCGGAGCGGAGCAGGCGGGGCTCGATCTGGGCGCACGCTCGGCGGAAGTTGCCGTCGCGGGCCAGGCAGCGGCGGTGCAGGTGCGGCTCAAGCCGCTGGCGCCGAGGCTTACCGCTGAAGAAGCCGCCGCGCACGCCGCCTTCGTCGCATCGCTCGGCGACAAGGCGATCTGGAAGCGTTATGACGATGCGCCACCCGCCCAGCCCGTGCAGACGGCGGCCTGAGCCATCGTTTCCGGGGCTCTCAGCCCGTTGTTGTCATGGTGCTGCGCAGAATGAGCTGGAGCAGCTCGCTCTGCCGGTGTGTTCCGGTCTTGGACATGATGTGCGACAGCCTGTTTCGGCTCGTCGCGCGGGTGATGTTCAGGATGCCGGCAGCTTCCTGCAATGTGCGCCCTGCGAGAAGCTCATGAACCAGCCGCTTTTCGGCTGGCGTAAGACCGAATGAAGTCATCACGTCGGTCGCCGCATCGTGTACAGGCGCGCCCGGATCCGTGATCAGTACAATTGCACGCGTTCCGATCCCGAGCGGGAAATCGGAAGTCTGCCCGAATGGCATGATTCTGACGATGAGAGGGCGCAACCCGCTTTCCTGCGGCACGAGGACTATATCGCCGCGCCTGTGCGTGAGGGCAAGCGCCGCGCGCGCGGCCTCAGCCAGACGGGCGTCGATCAGGGGACTGACCGCAGCCAGCCGTCCCTGAACAATGCGAAGGACGTCTCCACGGCGGAAAAGCCGCTGCGCGGCCTCATTCTCGTAGCAGATCTTGCGGTCTTCGGAGAGGACGGCCACCGCCTGGCCCAATCTCTCCAACGCCTCCTCGAAGGTCCGCCGCTCGCCGTCGAGTTGCGCGAGGCGTCTGTTGAGCGCAAGCGCTCGCGTCAGATGCGGCGCAGCCCGCTGCACGAACGCGACCTCAGGGGGCTCGAAGGTCTCGGAGTGGTAGGGCCGGATTACGCCAAGGCAGGCCAGGCGCTGTGCGTTTCGGGCGGCAAGCAGCGTGATCGAACCGCGTATGTCGAAACGGCGCGAGTAATCGTGGATGAATTCGCTTTTCTTGTAAGCCTCGCGCGGAACGAGAGCGTGATCGGCGATGGCAACGCCGGCCGGGACCATGGCCAGGGGGGCGGCCAGAGGGTTAACCGAGTGATAGTAATCGGCGTATTGCCGCTGCGCTTCGGGATCGACCTGCCAGCTCATTCCGAAGCCAAAACCGGAGTTGTCCGCCTCGCTCGCATGAAAAGCCGCGCCCGAACCGCCGACGGCGGCGGTCAGGTGAGCAAGAACCCGTTCCCACTTCAGCGGGTCTTCCGCAGCCTCATAAATCAGGTCGATGAGTGTTTCGAAGGAATCGACCATGGCCATTCGTATACAGTTTTATCAGCCTTAGAGAGGAAGCCGCTCGGTTTGGGCGAAGTCAATGGCTTTTCGAAAAATGCAGGATGCATTTCCATCCTGCAAATTGGAGGCATCCTCCCTAGAATGCCAGTTTACCTTGTGGAGCGGGCGGCTTCTCGCCCATGGCGAGGCGCGGGATTGTATGCGAAGAACCGGGAAAAACCTGTCCCTTGCGGCGGATCCAGCAGCACAGGGAAGCAAGCAGCGTCTGGCCACTTTCACGCCGGACAGCTTGCTGTTTCTGGCGCAGGGCATTCTCGATGATTCGGCGGATCTTCTCGAAGAAGGCGATGTTCCCGCTGCGTACAAGCTTCTGGAGCGGGAGCTTTCCGAGGTCTTCGACCTTGCAAAAAGACTGCAATGCCTAAGCCGCCTTCGCCTCATAACGCGTTCGCACCGGATGTACCGGCATTGCCGTGAAGACCCTTTCACAAGCTATGCATCAACGAAGTCCGGCGGCTACGCGGTCTCCCTCGACTTTCTCAATGGTGGCTTATTGCCGCTGGGAACGCCGAAGCCCGCCGCAATGATCTTCGACCAGCTTACGACGAGCACTTTCGCGCTTTCGGTGCGTCTCCTGAAAACGCTGACGCGCGCGTATATCGAGGATGTAAGCACCCGCCGCGCCAGCCCTCGAATTCTTGCGCTCGGCGCGGGACATCTTCGTGAACTGGAAGACGGCCCCCTCGACCTCAGTCGCATGGAGTTCACCGCGTTGGAGCGGGACGAGGCGGTCTGTGCATTCCTCAGCCGCAAATATCAGAGCCAAATCACGATTATTCAGCCTTCGTCAGGTGACATTGAAGACTTGTTTCGCGAGAAGGGCGGTTTCGATCTGATTTATGGCCCCTTGCTTCTGACGCTCCTGTCCGACAGGCGGGCGCGCCGCCTTCTCGGCGTCCTTAATAATCAGTTAGCCAGCGGCGGGAAATTGATCGTCTGTAATGTGGCCGCCACAGCGGATTTACGCGGCTACCTGGCGTTGTTCTCAAGACCGGGACTGCAATTTCGGAGCCGGCCTGATCTGAAAGCTCTAGCCGAGGGTGCAAGATCCGATGTCTTTGGCGATCCATTTAATAATATCAACTACTTAATATTGGAAAGGGTCTGAAGCTCAAGCCATAACCAAACGTTCACGCATTAATCCTAGCCCCGGTTGCCGTGATGTTTAGGCTACACTAGTGAGTTTGTGCGTGTTACGATAAATTCATGCACTGACCTCACCTCCATTCGGCGCGCATTTGGTTATGGACAGGTTTGCGATAGAGCG
This genomic window from Rhodomicrobium lacus contains:
- the dnaQ gene encoding DNA polymerase III subunit epsilon; amino-acid sequence: MRELVLDTETTGLDPKDGHRIIELACVELHNYIPTGVFWHWYFNPERPVPKEATAIHGLTDAFLADKPLFSSLASEMLAVLEGARLIIHNAAFDVGFLNFEFQKLGYPPPISMERVTDTLALARRKHPGSPNNLDALCRRYGIDNSTRTKHGALLDSELLADVYLRLIGAEQAGLDLGARSAEVAVAGQAAAVQVRLKPLAPRLTAEEAAAHAAFVASLGDKAIWKRYDDAPPAQPVQTAA
- a CDS encoding helix-turn-helix transcriptional regulator, which produces MVDSFETLIDLIYEAAEDPLKWERVLAHLTAAVGGSGAAFHASEADNSGFGFGMSWQVDPEAQRQYADYYHSVNPLAAPLAMVPAGVAIADHALVPREAYKKSEFIHDYSRRFDIRGSITLLAARNAQRLACLGVIRPYHSETFEPPEVAFVQRAAPHLTRALALNRRLAQLDGERRTFEEALERLGQAVAVLSEDRKICYENEAAQRLFRRGDVLRIVQGRLAAVSPLIDARLAEAARAALALTHRRGDIVLVPQESGLRPLIVRIMPFGQTSDFPLGIGTRAIVLITDPGAPVHDAATDVMTSFGLTPAEKRLVHELLAGRTLQEAAGILNITRATSRNRLSHIMSKTGTHRQSELLQLILRSTMTTTG